From Lolium perenne isolate Kyuss_39 chromosome 5, Kyuss_2.0, whole genome shotgun sequence, a single genomic window includes:
- the LOC127301184 gene encoding uncharacterized protein isoform X1: MGCSISGLNALYDAATGGGDVWINERRFRVLRQIGEGGFAFVYLVKEHEASSARGRHPSHVSDDGTYAMKKVLIQSKEQLDLVKEEIRVSSLFNHPNLLPLLDHAIIAVKSTQGDWSHEAYLLFPVYLDGTLFDNAQAMQSRKEFYSVVDILQIFQQLCDGLKHMHSFDPPYAHNDVKPGNVLITRRRGKAPLATLMDFGSSRPAKREIRSRSEALRLQEWAAEHCSAPFRAPELWDCPSHADIDERTDIWSLGCTLYAIMYGVSPFEYALGESGGSLQLAIMNVQLKWPRVPSPYPDALHKFITWMLQPQPAMRPHINDVLLHVNKLVEKFSA; this comes from the exons ATGGGCTGCTCCATATCGGGGCTCAACGCCCTCTACGACgcggcgaccggcggcggcgacgtgtgGATCAACGAGCGCCGCTTCCGCGTCCTCCGCCAGATCGGCGAGGGCGGCTTCGCCTTCGTCTACCTCGTCAAGGAGCACGAAGCCTCCTCCGCGCGCGGCAGGCACCCCTCCCACGTCTCAG ATGACGGGACATATGCTATGAAGAAGGTGCTGATACAGAGCAAGGAGCAACTGGATCTGGTGAAGGAGGAGATCCGCGTTTCGTCCTTGTTCAACCATCCCAATCTACTGCCGCTTCTTGACCATGCCATAATAGCTGTTAAG AGTACACAGGGAGATTGGAGCCATGAAGCGTACTTACTCTTCCCAGTCTATTTGGATGGTACTCTGTTTGACAATGCTCAAGCCATGCAGTCTAGGAAGGAATTCTATTCGGTAgtcgatattttgcaaatattccAACAG CTCTGTGATGGACTGAAGCACATGCACAGTTTTGATCCACCATATGCCCATAATGATGTGAAGCCTGGCAATGTTCTTATAACCCGCCGAAGAGGAAAAGCACCTCTGGCAACATTGATGGATTTTGGAAGTTCAAGACCTGCAAAGAGAGAAATCCGTTCCCGTTCTGAAGCATTACGGTTACAG GAATGGGCAGCTGAGCATTGCTCTGCTCCTTTTCGCGCACCTGAATTGTGGGACTGCCCAAGTCATGCTGATATTGATGAGAGGACAGACATCTGGTCGCTAGGATGCACTCTTTATGCCATCAT GTATGGTGTTTCTCCCTTTGAGTATGCTCTTGGTGAATCTGGAGGAAGCTTGCAACTGGCAATCATGAACGTGCAGTTAAAGTGGCCACGGGTACCGAGCCCTTACCCTGATGCACTTCACAAGTTCATTACCTGGATGCTTCAGCCACAACCTGCAATGCGCCCTCACATCAATGACGTACTTCTCCATGTTAATAAGCTTGTGGAAAAATTCTCAGCTTAA
- the LOC127301184 gene encoding uncharacterized protein isoform X2, with translation MGCSISGLNALYDAATGGGDVWINERRFRVLRQIGEGGFAFVYLVKEHEASSARGRHPSHVSDDGTYAMKKVLIQSKEQLDLVKEEIRVSSLFNHPNLLPLLDHAIIAVKGDWSHEAYLLFPVYLDGTLFDNAQAMQSRKEFYSVVDILQIFQQLCDGLKHMHSFDPPYAHNDVKPGNVLITRRRGKAPLATLMDFGSSRPAKREIRSRSEALRLQEWAAEHCSAPFRAPELWDCPSHADIDERTDIWSLGCTLYAIMYGVSPFEYALGESGGSLQLAIMNVQLKWPRVPSPYPDALHKFITWMLQPQPAMRPHINDVLLHVNKLVEKFSA, from the exons ATGGGCTGCTCCATATCGGGGCTCAACGCCCTCTACGACgcggcgaccggcggcggcgacgtgtgGATCAACGAGCGCCGCTTCCGCGTCCTCCGCCAGATCGGCGAGGGCGGCTTCGCCTTCGTCTACCTCGTCAAGGAGCACGAAGCCTCCTCCGCGCGCGGCAGGCACCCCTCCCACGTCTCAG ATGACGGGACATATGCTATGAAGAAGGTGCTGATACAGAGCAAGGAGCAACTGGATCTGGTGAAGGAGGAGATCCGCGTTTCGTCCTTGTTCAACCATCCCAATCTACTGCCGCTTCTTGACCATGCCATAATAGCTGTTAAG GGAGATTGGAGCCATGAAGCGTACTTACTCTTCCCAGTCTATTTGGATGGTACTCTGTTTGACAATGCTCAAGCCATGCAGTCTAGGAAGGAATTCTATTCGGTAgtcgatattttgcaaatattccAACAG CTCTGTGATGGACTGAAGCACATGCACAGTTTTGATCCACCATATGCCCATAATGATGTGAAGCCTGGCAATGTTCTTATAACCCGCCGAAGAGGAAAAGCACCTCTGGCAACATTGATGGATTTTGGAAGTTCAAGACCTGCAAAGAGAGAAATCCGTTCCCGTTCTGAAGCATTACGGTTACAG GAATGGGCAGCTGAGCATTGCTCTGCTCCTTTTCGCGCACCTGAATTGTGGGACTGCCCAAGTCATGCTGATATTGATGAGAGGACAGACATCTGGTCGCTAGGATGCACTCTTTATGCCATCAT GTATGGTGTTTCTCCCTTTGAGTATGCTCTTGGTGAATCTGGAGGAAGCTTGCAACTGGCAATCATGAACGTGCAGTTAAAGTGGCCACGGGTACCGAGCCCTTACCCTGATGCACTTCACAAGTTCATTACCTGGATGCTTCAGCCACAACCTGCAATGCGCCCTCACATCAATGACGTACTTCTCCATGTTAATAAGCTTGTGGAAAAATTCTCAGCTTAA